In Engraulis encrasicolus isolate BLACKSEA-1 chromosome 2, IST_EnEncr_1.0, whole genome shotgun sequence, the sequence tcagtcttaacGCAATTTTCTGAAATATTTTGCTACGGCactctttgtagggcagagttccAAGTATTCAGTGTCATTTGCTGTAGTTAAGTACTATTCATACATAGGAGCTTCCAAACCTCCAATAACTGTAGATGTATGGCAAATTCACACTCAAATTAAACACTATGTATTTACCACTTCATGTTGGGAAAAAAACCCCTGTTCCCATTCCCACCTTTTGACTGGAGAAAGAGACTACCAACATGCAGCGTTCAGTATCTGCCCCAAATTTGTTTGCTTTGGAATCATCAGTTAGAGCTTCAGCTCAAACCCCCCAGCCAACACCCACCCCTTCGAGGAGGCAATCCATTCTTCCACTCACACACCCCAACGTTAATTAAAGCAATTGTCCGACTGAATTGATTTCACAACTACTAGGATTTTAATTGCTGCTTTTCAAACGCCTCTCCAGCACCTTGCCAGAATGAGCCAAACTTTCTGCTTAATTAGCGTTTCCTCCTGCCTGCCCAGTGCTTGAGTTTAATgctttggggtgtgtgtgagagagagaggggcatcaGGTCTTTAAATATTCATGGCACTTGGCCTTTTCAGCCCCCGCTAACCAGCCACCTCTGCCCGTCCCTGAGGAGCCCTCTTGACTGAACATCCACCTTTCCAGAGCACATTGAGCCCCATTAGTGAGGCTCCCCCAAATTAGGGGAGTTGTAGGAGACACACCAGGATGCATGCACACTGAAGTGCTGAATCCTTTTTTGTTGGGGAGGCTGTTTTCGCTAAGGGAAAGACAGAAACGAATACAAATCTCTTTGTGCCAAGAGGCTTTTCTATTTAGAAAGTTATGGTAAATAAAACTGTTGAGAGCCTGTAGACAACCCTCGTCCATTCCTCGCCTCTGCGCACACACTCCAGTGGGGTCAAATGAATGCCAGACAACGGCAGGGTCCACTGAAACGGGCTTTATTTTTCACTGTCATTACATGGTTAGAAAAAGAAGCCGAGGATTTTGCCTCCTGTGTGTTTTCGTCTGGCCTCTTCGTGGTCCATGATGCCAGCTGAGGTCGTCAGGACGATGAACCTGCAGGAGGAAAGAAGCTTGGGTCAGAGACACAGCACGGACAAGACAGACACCAGCCCCACAAGAATATTACACATATACGGTGGGAGCACATGCACCGATAAAACAGCCACACACAACCAAATTGAATGTGAAACACTGCCACAATTTCAGACATTCGGCAGATGCCCCCCTCGACCCCTTGTCGGTTTGTAGCGCTACTGGGTCTTGATTGGGGGGCAATGAATCACTGGCTGTACCCGCCGTCATTCGCTATTGCTTAAGATGGTTAATTTTCATATTAGCAACTAATTCAAGCAGCTTGTTTGCGTGTCCCAGCGATTGAGGATAGAACCAGCAGACGATGAACACACTGGTACCGAAGACATAGCACTGGCACTCCTCTCCCTCCGTACATTACACACATGAGTACTGAAGAACCACATGCATGCCAAGAAAGGAGGTGGATGTTTGCATTTCTCAATGTTGATGTGAATGACGACAGAATAAACATGCATTACATGCAGATAGATGACGCTTGGAAACTAGGAATGACTGATTGATTTATGGATTCTTATTCAAAATCTATTCCCCCACCCCCTGCCATTACGGATCCAGTTCAAAGACGTGTTTGGAAAAACCTTTTCACATCACAACCAATTGCCGGCTGCAGTCTAGACCGCAACGTGCTCAACAGGGCTGTTCACTTCTGTTCCATCTGCACACACAGTAGCTGCTGTACTAGGCAAGGGCATCTTCTGCCATCTAGTGCAggaacacagacactgacacacaggtgCGAGCCATCAGCCTGCCGCAAATAAAAAGACCAAGACACAAAACACCTGCCTCAGTAGGCAGAAATGTACTGAAGCTGGATCCCCCTCAGCCCAAACATTCTTCATGTCCCTGCccagccacccacacacgcccAACAAACCAACGTGAAAGATGTCACCGGCTCACCAACACCAGGTTCCAGGCAGGTTGAGTACGGGGTCACCCAGTGCGACCCAAGGCTGTCTGAGATCAGCCATTGTGGGGCATCGCTGCCACCCAGCCTTCGCTGCATATTTAACACCTGAGGGCATAACCCACCGACTGCTGACCAGACCAGTGGCACAACACTAAATACACAGCACAGGGGCTCAACATCCCTTTCACAGGCCCAGCACTGGCACAGCTCTATAAACACTCATTAATGTAAAACTTCTGGACAGACAAGAGAGACACTGAGGTCTGAAGGGCTTTCAAGCCAGAATACACACTGACTGACCTCAGATACCCTCAATTAATTACCTTATCAGATGAATACCTTAATATCCAGAAACTGAATGTGTGCATCCAGCTTTTTAAAATCCTACTGATCAAAAGTACTGTAACCAGCAGTGGGGATTCAATACACCAGTTTTACAAATTACTGCACTATGCATTAGTACAGCACTCAAATGACAATAGACTGATAACCAATTTTGCCACAAAATGGGAGCACCCGTGCTTGTACATAATGCCATTTCATCTCTGCCTCATCAAATAAATTAAAAAGCAAAACACAACAGGACGGACAACAAAGATGAACACCATTCTCCTGATATGGTTGGCTGCCATAACTCTATGCGAGTTCAGTTCAGAGTAGAAGCTCAGCAACAATCATACTTACAAATCAACGTTTCTAATATTTCAGGCACTTTCAAATCAAGCCACTCATACCGCAGAACTATGCAATAATTCATGATGCACTCCCAAaaactttcctttctttcttgaaCTTTTATCATTTACAAAACATCACAACCCATACTCCCAAAAACTTCAACTCAATGGATAACCCTTTGCCTGAAGAGCTTTTGTTTTATTTACTGCAATACTGCATTATCAGAATATGCGTAAGGGTATTTGAGTTCATCCCTGAGCCGCCATAGCCTGATGTGACAGACACCTTTGCATCACTTCATTTTGAACAAAGCCACTTAATACCCTCCACTGTCTGACACTCATTCACTGCATAGTGGGGAAATGCTCCAGCTTCAACCTAATGCAACAGTTTGGGAAATTAAACCTTTGCGAAAACACATCTTCGCCCCTCAATGACATACCATTCTTCAACGGCAGTTTTTGATTAAAAATCTTCCAATTGCACAAATTTATAGACTTTTCTCTCTCACCACCTTCCATTCAGTGCTTATCGATCAACAATGGACAAAAAGCATGGACTTGCCATTCGTCCTAGCCTGGtccagaccatcccataatactaccatttccatttcgtattcatggtgtggactttgtttgatctgacgcgactgcaggaagcaggaaggacattttcggaaaaatcagaaTTTAACTTAGAACTTGttcaacaaacatgtctgacgtctatctatggcgatttAGGACCGTTTGACAGAcaagtctgacagaacatcctacctctgtgattctcaaagtgtggtccggggaccactggtggtccgcgacagagctcaggtggtccgcaaagggatttctacttttccaagacaagctagcagaatgctatatttgtaacataattacaaagccaaacatgcctctagtcatattttcaccacaataagacagggttgtaaatgggaataaaaagtaagtgatctgcatcaatatTAACTGTcgaaatagcacccgtcaactctcaattcagttgacaggtggtccctgaacattttttggggggacaaagtggtcctcggcctgaaaaagtttgagaatcactgtctaccttaggataaaattacaatgtaggaccgtttgtcagaacaccggtgaaaatcctaccggtcaacatcgctccacagaagacaggtaccagacgtagtgcggagccaagtgtcttggcggaagtacgtaggatggcgcgcgaggctacatTCGTCCTGCATTCAGATGGATATTCAGACCAGGTGAGACTCATGTGCCCTGACAGAGTAACTGGAGGTGAATGATATGGGAGACAGCCTTCGCCTGCTAGTCCTACCCCAGAGCAACACCAAGAGCATATCAAGAGTACACCTCAATCCGGTTGGACCATTCTTTGCAACTAGGCATCACAACTTCAGACGGACTCCTGCAGTACTGTTGGTGAGAACCTGCTTGCAGCGAACAATGCATTCAGTACTTAAACCAGCATCAGTCAACACCAAATGGGTGCAAGAAAGTCAAAATTTCAAGCCCAGTGCACTCTGCTTTATGCCATTTTAACTGGAGATGTGCAATGAGATGTGCACGATTTGCCACATCTCTTCAATGCCCAATGCAGTCCGTAATCATCTATGGGCAGTCACAGTGCAGTCCTATTGGGGTGAAGGCAAGCTCCCAACTTGTATGAGAAAAGCGGCATAACGCTTGCCGCCATGAACACTCACCCAAACTGTCGTGAGGGCAGCAGGTTGTTCTGCCACTTCTCAAGGTCCTTCAGCTGGACATCGAATCGCGGGCTAATGACACCACACTGCCAAACACAAGTTCATGGTTAGACAATCGGGAGAACTGACGACTAGCAAACAAGTGAACAGACAGGGTGAAGCTGAACTGTTTACTCGTTCACAAGTTCATGTCCCAATGCAAGTTAACATATTGAACATTCCCATAATTACGACTCACCTTGTTCAGCCTGCCTGTGAGATTTACAACAATCTTGCCAGCTCTGTGATCATCGATGATCTCAAACTCGCCAATGTAACCTGGAAACACACAAAGCAAAAAGCACTTTATAAAACAGCAGTGCTCAAAACACCAACCCACAGTCTTCACACCAACAACATGAACACTGATCATCACTGGCTGCAACCAGGCCAACTCAGGCATTCAGGTAATCACCATACATGCTCGACACGGGTAGATGAGCGTTTCAATCGCACGTTTCTGCTCAGAATAATCAGTAGGATTTACAAGCAGCCTCAACAGAAGAGTCCACACTCACCATGCTTCATCATGACGGTGAGGAAGCGCACTATAACTTTGGAGCAGGGCCTGATGAGGACCTGGCGTTTCCCACGTTTCTCTGCATTGTTGATGCTTTTCAGCGCATCTGCGAGTACGTTCATACGCACCATGATGCCTGTGGAGAGAGAACCACACTTGTTATAAAGCCATAACCACACGCCAGGACATCGAAACAGGGAGAGAAAACTACTACTAGCATCGATGCTGTATTGGGGCCTGCATGCCTAAGCAAACTGTCAACAAGCGGACGGCTCCGATAACTACTGTATCATACAAAGTCAAATTGTCTTCCGCAAAATCATAATTCTTGATCGTTGAGGCGGCAAAAAACAAACGACACAGAAAAATGGATAAGAGGGGCACGAGCTCTTTGAATTACAACTTGCATACAGCTCGAGTTAGCGTTAGCCAGTTAGCTAATGGTCACATCTAGTTACCAGTTCTACGAATCGGTAACCTCTTTGACCAGCCTTGCTTGACTGCGTACAGCGTTTTCGCAACAGTTTtgcctaaaatattcacaatagaGCCTCCGAAAGGTGTAATTTAAAGTAGTGGCATGCTTAACACGTTGTGAATATCACTGGAGCCGTATCACGAGCATTTGCCAGCCATACACAGGGCACCATAGGCTAGACCTCAGAGGTTCTCGGACATTTATTCAGAGATGAAGGGGCTCAATCAAACAAATCAACATATAGGTGGAATGTTCAAATGCTTGTTATTTATTTTCTGCCGAAAAACACATAATAATGTCAAGGATGGCGCCGATTTCACAAGGATTTTGAAGGGACCTAAGAACAGAAATGTCTTACCGGTTCTGCAATATGGCggaaagaggaaggaagaggaaatcGCGGTGCGATTTGGGAAATTTTAACTCTCGCGCGACTTATCATTGGACATTGAAGCTACGCGCGTACACTCAAAATTGTTTGTGGTGCACTCTTCTTGTGCGCAATATCTGAGATTGTTTGCGTTCATATCGAAGTCATAAACATCACCAAAAGAATAATAAAACATGAAGGCGATATTTGAAGATGGCAGGGACAATGGGCAAAATGTGGCCATAAGACATGTCAAAGTCTAGCCGTAGGCTATGTGTACTCAGTAACCATAACAATTGTAGTCGAGGATGATGTTGTGGAGAAACTTAGTGTGTGTAGCGTATCATGCTGTAAAATAATGTTGATAAACTTATGTAACACTTGTGAACTTGTTCTGACAGCCGACAGAATATACCGGTACGTAACAATAGTCTATGCATAGGCCGTTTACATTTCACAGTGTTCGAAGCTAGAGTTTGACAACAGTAACAGAAGAGGGCAGCCCTGTGCTCTGAAATATCCAGCATCATGTTTGATCAGCTGTATCTAGGAGCGACAGCGGGCCGAAAACAAATCAATCCAATACGAAACTGTCAGCTCGACGCGGTCGAAGATCCGTGCACATGGAAGCTAGGAGTAAACCGAACCATGCATGAGGGCAACCTGAACATGATAACAAACTCGCCTGAAACGAACTACACCACAGTCACGGCAGAGGTGAGGTGGGGAAAAAATGTCATGCTTGCTGATGGTTGGGTAGACCTACCGAcaaagacagtcagacagacagacatagataggtatcgatagatagatagatagatagatagatagatagatagatagatagatagatagatagatagatagatagatagatagatagatagatgtaggcctatagatgGAGATGGATGGATACGTTGTGCCATCTATCTAGGTGATGATTGGAGAGGCCCGGGTTCAATTTGTTCTAGCTGGgctttaggctggtttatcaggctaacagagagaggcaaaataaaacaagacacaggcacagaaacagattgtaaaaataaataaatatatagaaaataaaataaaacaaaacagagttaaagaatcataaagaataggctaactgaaacagatgagtttttagtctggatttgaacaggggtaaagcgTCAATATTGTGGATGTCAGGGGgcagcgcattccacagctgaggagcagagtgaaagctctattccccatggtaggctagacgggcagaggggacagagaagagaatggaggaagaggaacggagggggcgggagggaatagcaagtgaataagattagatagcagggcaagattgtggatagccaaggtgtggagaagtattttaaagtgactGGGACCATTGCCTCTGTGGCCCCTGTGCAAAGCCAGTTGTCCCATCCAATAAataaatgcacccctggccaaACAGTAAGGCAGTTGGGACCCAGTATTTGGGTGGTTGaggtgacgccttgtttttttcgtaacattggttaaaaacctacaaaactgttatttttcctttaaaaaacaaatgtcaatgaaagaagatgtggtacattatatttcacattagtcttagatgagaagaaatatttttgatgagaagaaatatttttgttaa encodes:
- the rps15a gene encoding small ribosomal subunit protein uS8; translated protein: MVRMNVLADALKSINNAEKRGKRQVLIRPCSKVIVRFLTVMMKHGYIGEFEIIDDHRAGKIVVNLTGRLNKCGVISPRFDVQLKDLEKWQNNLLPSRQFGFIVLTTSAGIMDHEEARRKHTGGKILGFFF